The following are from one region of the Staphylococcus schleiferi genome:
- a CDS encoding ABC transporter ATP-binding protein, producing MTYKVKVENVSKIYDLNNSKISKMISLFSFGYFYKPKPYYALYDISFEVEKGTSVGLIGLNGSGKSTLSNILAEVLKPSRGKVTINGNASLIAISAGLKNDFTGEENIRYKCLMHGMSTKEINQIFDDIVKFSELDEFIYQPIKSYSSGMKARLGFSIAIHTNPDVLIVDEALSVGDETFANKCIAKMKELQQQGKTIFFVSHSAAQIKNLCDKAIWIHYGEMIEYGEVNHVVKRYNTLIRGFKARDKKGQLAYKKKMLGLQQQRSDSIEASELSPVHWHTFLPLGGSFILFLIAIIWQVGGF from the coding sequence ATGACTTATAAAGTAAAGGTAGAAAATGTCTCAAAAATATATGATTTAAATAACAGTAAAATTAGTAAAATGATTTCTTTATTTTCATTTGGTTATTTTTACAAACCTAAACCCTACTATGCGCTTTATGATATTTCATTTGAAGTCGAAAAAGGAACGTCAGTTGGACTCATTGGATTAAATGGTTCAGGGAAATCAACTTTATCAAATATTCTCGCAGAAGTATTAAAACCTTCGAGAGGGAAAGTAACGATTAATGGTAATGCTTCACTCATTGCGATTTCAGCAGGCTTGAAAAATGATTTTACGGGTGAAGAGAATATACGTTATAAATGTTTAATGCATGGTATGTCTACTAAAGAAATTAATCAAATATTCGATGATATCGTAAAATTTTCTGAGCTCGATGAATTTATTTATCAGCCCATTAAAAGTTATTCGAGTGGGATGAAAGCAAGATTAGGTTTTTCAATTGCTATTCATACAAATCCAGATGTTCTCATTGTGGATGAAGCGTTATCAGTTGGTGATGAAACGTTTGCGAATAAATGTATCGCCAAAATGAAAGAATTGCAGCAACAAGGAAAAACAATATTTTTTGTATCTCATTCAGCAGCTCAAATTAAAAATTTATGCGATAAAGCCATCTGGATTCACTATGGAGAAATGATTGAATATGGCGAAGTCAATCATGTTGTTAAGCGATATAATACGTTAATTCGTGGTTTTAAAGCACGAGATAAAAAAGGACAACTTGCTTATAAAAAGAAAATGCTTGGATTACAACAACAGAGAAGTGATTCAATTGAAGCGTCAGAATTATCACCTGTACATTGGCATACCTTTTTACCTTTAGGTGGTAGTTTCATTTTATTTTTAATCGCAATTATATGGCAAGTGGGTGGTTTTTAA
- a CDS encoding glycosyltransferase: MKKITKPLQNKKNVNLNKMFIPQNEISSIHREHGIYLGPSRHDSQGVSINEAMSSGLVPISNEIGGIPNFIQQAVSGFLAPRNDVDQMVAYIDYLIQHPKSIF, encoded by the coding sequence TTGAAAAAAATTACAAAGCCGCTTCAAAATAAGAAAAATGTTAATTTGAATAAGATGTTTATTCCGCAAAATGAAATCTCAAGCATCCATCGAGAGCATGGCATATATTTAGGACCTAGTCGCCATGATTCTCAAGGCGTATCAATTAATGAAGCCATGAGTTCAGGATTAGTACCCATTTCGAATGAGATTGGTGGCATCCCCAATTTTATTCAGCAAGCAGTATCTGGGTTTTTAGCACCACGAAACGATGTTGATCAAATGGTTGCTTATATTGATTATTTAATTCAACATCCAAAAAGTATTTTTTAG
- the qoxD gene encoding cytochrome aa3 quinol oxidase subunit IV — protein MNTIVKHTIGFIASIILTLLAVFVTLYTSLSFNAKVTIIFGFAFIQAFLQLLMFMHLTEGKNGRIQLAKVLFAIIITLVIVIGTYWVMQGGHGHHI, from the coding sequence ATGAATACAATTGTTAAACATACGATAGGCTTTATTGCCTCAATCATTTTAACGTTACTTGCAGTTTTCGTGACTCTTTACACATCACTGTCTTTTAACGCCAAAGTTACTATTATTTTTGGTTTTGCATTTATCCAAGCGTTCTTACAACTCTTAATGTTCATGCATTTAACTGAAGGTAAAAATGGTCGTATTCAACTTGCAAAAGTACTCTTTGCGATTATCATTACTTTAGTTATTGTTATCGGAACATATTGGGTTATGCAAGGTGGTCACGGTCACCACATCTAA
- the qoxC gene encoding cytochrome aa3 quinol oxidase subunit III, whose product MSNKVVDTIDARTHEGEINKLGFWIFLTAEFALFGTLFATLLTLQHGGSYGGMLTTDLFELPLVLIMTFLLLTSSYTCGIAIYYMRKENKNLLLLWMIITVLLGIGFVGFEIFEFSHYVHEGATPQTASYWSSFFILLGTHGAHVTLGIFWIICLLIQVAMRGLNKYNAPKLFIVSLYWHFLDVVWIFIFTAVYMIGMVYSG is encoded by the coding sequence ATGAGTAATAAGGTTGTCGATACTATTGATGCTCGTACACATGAAGGCGAAATAAATAAACTCGGTTTTTGGATCTTCCTTACAGCTGAATTTGCACTTTTTGGTACGCTTTTCGCAACACTATTAACCCTCCAACATGGTGGTAGTTATGGTGGCATGCTTACAACTGATTTGTTTGAATTACCACTCGTATTAATCATGACTTTCTTACTTTTAACAAGTTCTTATACTTGCGGTATCGCGATTTATTACATGCGTAAAGAAAATAAGAATTTATTATTACTTTGGATGATTATTACAGTGTTACTAGGGATCGGATTTGTTGGATTCGAGATTTTCGAGTTCTCGCACTACGTTCATGAAGGTGCAACACCACAAACTGCTTCCTACTGGTCTAGTTTCTTTATTCTATTAGGAACGCACGGTGCCCACGTAACTTTAGGTATTTTCTGGATTATCTGCTTATTAATCCAAGTTGCAATGCGCGGGCTTAATAAATACAACGCACCAAAATTATTTATAGTAAGTTTATACTGGCACTTCTTAGATGTTGTTTGGATTTTCATCTTTACTGCCGTATATATGATAGGGATGGTGTATAGCGGATGA
- a CDS encoding PepSY domain-containing protein, translating into MRFKVLSLLLSTGIVLAACGHDDHDDHDDHQEHAQKTEQKSDNQSNASSQNMTTQNVNKVKTQPEEAIKTAQKSFDGDVKKLEYKNDHGEWVYEIGLFKGNKEAEIKVSDKDNKVIHKEQESEHEMDNEKAIQYQDAISFKEAVKKAQKKYDGELKQWQLSQDDGQFVYEIELSSKQGEQEITLDAKSGDVLKQDHDN; encoded by the coding sequence ATGAGGTTCAAAGTATTATCACTATTATTATCAACAGGGATTGTCCTAGCGGCTTGTGGTCATGATGATCACGACGATCACGATGACCATCAAGAGCATGCACAGAAAACTGAACAAAAATCAGACAATCAATCTAACGCATCATCTCAAAATATGACGACTCAAAATGTTAATAAAGTGAAAACACAACCAGAAGAAGCCATTAAAACTGCACAAAAATCATTTGATGGGGACGTTAAAAAATTAGAATATAAAAACGACCATGGCGAATGGGTTTATGAAATCGGCTTATTCAAAGGAAATAAAGAAGCAGAAATAAAAGTATCAGATAAAGATAATAAAGTCATACACAAAGAACAAGAATCAGAACACGAGATGGATAATGAAAAAGCGATCCAATATCAAGATGCAATTTCATTTAAAGAAGCTGTTAAAAAAGCACAGAAAAAATATGATGGTGAATTAAAACAATGGCAATTGAGCCAAGACGATGGTCAATTTGTTTATGAAATCGAATTATCAAGCAAGCAAGGTGAACAAGAAATCACATTGGATGCGAAGTCTGGTGACGTGCTTAAACAAGATCACGACAATTAA
- the rihC gene encoding ribonucleoside hydrolase RihC, giving the protein MPIPIIIDTDPGIDDAAAISFALHHPEIDVKLINTVHGNVSIDKTTRNALTLVEYFNKDVPVSRGQAVPLIQPPIYAEHVHGETGMDGFEFPPLTRTVKSDNGVEAMKSVIVESHSPITLVPIGPLTNIALLLKHHPDIKHQIKEIVLMGGSASRGNVTVAAEFNIYADPEAAQIVFDSGVPITVIGLDVVRTTNLPLEKLPKIQNTNQTGAMLVELFRHYRGENFQQGLNVYDAYTIMYLIHPNLFTLRPAHVDVELKGEHTRGMTIMDFQHSQPNAQIVMQIQYEDFLDSFFSLLSYCP; this is encoded by the coding sequence ATGCCTATCCCTATTATTATTGATACAGACCCTGGTATTGATGATGCTGCGGCCATCAGCTTCGCACTTCATCATCCAGAAATCGATGTCAAATTGATTAACACGGTCCATGGTAATGTATCTATAGATAAAACAACACGAAATGCGTTAACACTCGTAGAATACTTCAATAAAGATGTCCCAGTCAGTCGTGGTCAAGCTGTCCCTTTAATTCAGCCTCCAATTTATGCAGAACATGTACACGGGGAAACGGGTATGGATGGCTTTGAATTTCCTCCTCTCACACGAACGGTGAAATCTGACAATGGGGTCGAAGCAATGAAATCCGTCATTGTTGAAAGTCATTCACCTATTACCTTAGTTCCAATTGGTCCTTTAACTAACATCGCATTATTGCTAAAGCATCATCCGGACATCAAACATCAAATCAAAGAAATTGTGTTAATGGGCGGCAGTGCTTCACGAGGAAATGTGACTGTAGCAGCTGAGTTTAATATTTATGCTGATCCAGAAGCTGCTCAAATTGTCTTTGATAGTGGTGTACCTATCACCGTAATTGGTTTAGATGTTGTGCGTACAACGAATCTTCCTTTAGAAAAGTTGCCAAAGATTCAAAATACGAATCAAACTGGCGCGATGCTTGTTGAGCTTTTCCGCCATTATAGAGGTGAAAACTTCCAACAAGGCTTGAATGTATATGATGCCTACACCATCATGTATTTAATCCATCCAAATTTATTTACACTACGTCCAGCTCATGTCGATGTTGAACTCAAAGGTGAACATACACGGGGCATGACCATTATGGATTTCCAACATTCTCAGCCGAATGCGCAAATTGTGATGCAGATTCAATATGAAGATTTTCTTGACTCTTTCTTCTCATTATTATCCTACTGCCCTTAA
- a CDS encoding glycosyltransferase: MKKVGMFVWNHFTNDARVHRECTALADAGYQVDLIAINDPKNPNIHPYEKISDRFSVHRVKRYPTLLQAYSDHGKRFLIVVGGVCTAVAVGLFYVNYMLLSSYLALLLISMGAMKSRWLRKWVINSAIILRMIVKGYRLNPDVYHANDLNTLPQGIVCAKLRLKPKPLVYDSHEVQSDRTGYRPDLIKRIERFLLQFVDEMIVENHTRAKYNEHIYGFYPKTLYNYSELYDIETKPKINLHQKLNLKPDEKILLYQGGLQQGRGLEKLIEAMPLIKEGVLVFVGGGKLTETLKTQAQQSSARDWIYFLDKVPFQELPSITREAFVGFQVLQNVCFNHYSASSNKLFEYIMAHVPVIGCDFPEVKRVIVENEIGIAIDPHNAQHIAKAVNQMIDDPSFYAQCKENTKKAKVIYNWQNEKSKLLDVYNHLEKAPHIIGAIKNRLQLR; the protein is encoded by the coding sequence ATGAAAAAAGTAGGTATGTTCGTTTGGAATCACTTTACAAATGATGCGCGTGTGCATCGTGAATGTACCGCATTAGCAGATGCAGGTTACCAGGTTGATTTGATTGCGATTAATGATCCGAAAAATCCCAATATCCACCCTTATGAAAAGATTTCAGATCGTTTTAGCGTTCATCGCGTAAAACGTTATCCCACACTATTGCAAGCTTATTCAGATCATGGCAAACGCTTTTTAATCGTTGTCGGAGGTGTATGTACAGCTGTGGCAGTCGGCTTGTTTTATGTGAATTATATGTTATTAAGCAGCTATTTAGCATTATTATTAATTAGCATGGGGGCAATGAAATCCCGTTGGCTACGCAAGTGGGTAATTAATAGTGCGATTATTTTAAGAATGATTGTTAAAGGTTATCGCCTCAATCCAGACGTTTATCATGCAAACGATTTGAACACATTACCCCAAGGAATTGTGTGTGCGAAGTTGCGTCTCAAACCAAAACCGCTTGTCTATGATAGTCACGAAGTTCAATCCGATCGTACAGGGTATCGTCCTGATTTAATTAAGCGTATTGAAAGATTTCTATTACAATTTGTTGATGAAATGATAGTAGAAAATCATACGAGAGCAAAATATAATGAACACATTTACGGATTTTATCCGAAAACACTTTATAATTATTCTGAGCTGTATGATATTGAAACAAAACCTAAAATAAATTTACATCAAAAGCTTAATTTAAAACCAGATGAAAAAATATTACTCTACCAAGGGGGGCTTCAACAAGGTCGAGGTCTTGAAAAATTAATTGAAGCGATGCCTTTAATTAAGGAGGGCGTATTGGTTTTTGTCGGAGGCGGTAAATTGACAGAGACGTTGAAAACACAAGCGCAACAATCCTCTGCACGAGATTGGATTTATTTTTTAGATAAAGTCCCATTTCAAGAACTGCCAAGTATTACACGCGAAGCTTTCGTTGGTTTTCAAGTTTTACAAAATGTTTGTTTTAATCATTATTCAGCCAGTTCAAATAAATTATTTGAATATATCATGGCGCATGTCCCGGTTATTGGGTGTGATTTTCCTGAAGTTAAACGTGTTATTGTAGAAAATGAGATTGGTATTGCAATTGACCCTCATAACGCTCAGCACATCGCAAAAGCTGTTAATCAAATGATTGATGATCCGTCTTTTTATGCCCAATGTAAGGAGAATACCAAAAAGGCCAAAGTCATTTACAATTGGCAAAATGAAAAATCGAAGTTATTAGATGTTTACAACCACTTAGAGAAAGCACCACACATTATAGGCGCTATAAAAAATCGATTGCAATTACGATAG